One window of the Piliocolobus tephrosceles isolate RC106 chromosome 17, ASM277652v3, whole genome shotgun sequence genome contains the following:
- the EDC4 gene encoding enhancer of mRNA-decapping protein 4 isoform X5 codes for MPPINLQEKQVICLSGDDSSTCIGILAKEVEIVASSDSSISSKARGSNKVKIQPVAKYDWEQKYYYGNLIAVSNSFLAYAIRAANNGSAMVRVISVSTSERTLLKGFTGSVADLAFAHLNSPQLACLDEAGNLFVWRLALVNGKIQEEILVHIRQPEGTPLNHFRRIIWCPFIPEESEDCCEESSPTVALLHEDRAEVWDLDMLRSSHSTWPVDVSQIKQGFIVVKGHSTCLSEGALSPDGTVLATASHDGYVKFWQIYIEGQDEPRCLHEWKPHDGRPLSCLLFCDNHKKQDPDVPFWRFLITGADQNRELKMWCTVSWTCLQTIRFSPDIFSSVSVPPSLKVCLDLSAEYLILSDVQRKVLYVMELLQNQEEGHACFSSISEFLLTHPVLSFGIQVVSRCRLRHTEVLPAEEENDSLGADGTHGAGAMESAAGVLIKLFCVHTKALQDVQIRFQPQLNPDVVAPLPTHTAHEDFTFGESRPELGSEGLGSAAHGSQPDLRRIVELPAPANFLSLSSETKPKLMTPDAFMTPSASLQQITASPSSSSSGSSSSSSSSSSSSSLTAVSAMSSTSAVDPSLTRPPEELTLSTKLQLDGSLTMSSSGSLQASPRSLLPGLLPAPADKLTPKGPGQVPTAASALSLELQEVEPLGLPQASPSRTRSPDVISSASTALSQDIPEIASEALSRGFGSSAPEGLEPDSMASAASALHLLSPRPRPGPELGPQLGLDGGPGDGDRHSTPSLLEAALTQEASTPDSQVWPTAPDITRETCSTLAESPRNGLQEKHKSLAFHRPPYHLLQQRDSQDASAEQSDHDDEVASLASASGGFGTKVPAPRLPAKDWKTKGSPRTSPKLKRKSKKDDGDAAMGSRLTEHQVAEPPEDWPALIWQQQRELAELRHSQEELLQRLCTQLEGLQSTVTGHVERALETRHEQERILETGSTTWHRDGGSILGLGRSTRPAPGLFLSYGAERRLERALAEGQQRGGQLQEQLTQQLSQALSSAVAGRLERSIRDEIKKTVPPCVSRSLEPMAGQLSNSVATKLTAVEGSMKENISKLLKSKNLTDAIARAAADTLQGPMQAAYREAFQSVVLPAFEKSCQAMFQQINDSFRLGTQEYLQQLESHMKSRKAREQEAREPVLAQLRGLVSTLQSATEQMAATVASSVRAEVQHQLHVAVGSLQESILAQVQRIVKGEVSVALKEQQAAVTSSIMQAMRSAAGTPVPSAHLDCQAQQAHILQLLQQGHLNQAFQQALTAADLNLVLYVCETVDPAQVFGQPPCPLSQPVLLSLIQQLASDLGTRTDLKLSYLEEAVMHLDHSDPITRDHMGSVMAQVRQKLFQFLQAEPHNSLGKAARRLSLMLHGLVTPSLP; via the exons ATGCCACCCATTAACCTGCAAGAGAAGCAGGTCAT CTGTCTCTCAGGAGATGATAGCTCCACCTGCATTGGGATTTTGGCCAAGGAGGTAGAGATTGTGGCCAGCAGTGACTCTAGCATTTCAAGCAAGGCCCGGGGAAGCAACAAG GTGAAAATTCAGCCTGTCGCCAAGTATGACTGGGAGCAGAAGTACTACTATGGCAACCTGATTGCTGTGTCTAACTCCTTCTTGGCCTATGCCATTCGAG CTGCCAACAATGGCTCCGCCATGGTGCGGGTGATCAGTGTCAGCACTTCGGAGCGGACCTTGCTCAAGGGCTTCACAGGCAGTGTGGCTGATCTGGCTTTTGCACACCTCAACTCTCCACAGCTGGCCTGCCTGGATGAGGCAGGCAACCTGTTCGTGTGGCGCTTGGCTCTGGTTAATGGCAAAATTCA AGAAGAGATCTTGGTCCACATTCGGCAGCCAGAGGGCACGCCACTGAACCACTTTCGCAGGATCATATGGTGCCCCTTCATCCCTGAGGAGAGTGAGGACTGCTGTGAGGAGAGCAGCCCAACGGTGGCCCTGCTGCATGAAGACCGG GCTGAGGTGTGGGACCTGGACATGCTCCGCTccagccacagcacctggcctgtggATGTCAGCCAGATCAAGCAGGGCTTCATTGTGGTAAAAGGTCATAGCACG TGCCTCAGTGAAGGAGCTCTATCCCCTGATGGGACTGTGCTGGCTACTGCGAGCCATGATGGCTATGTCAAGTTCTGGCAGATCTACATTGAGGGGCAAGATGAGCCAAG ATGTCTGCACGAGTGGAAGCCTCATGATGGGCGgcccctctcctgcctcctgttCTGTGACAACCATAAGAAACAAGACCCTGA TGTCCCTTTCTGGAGGTTCCTTATTACTGGTGCTGACCAGAACCGAGAGCTAAAGATGTGGTGTACGGTGTCCTGGACCTGCCTGCAGACTATTCG CTTCTCCCCAGATATCTTCAGCTCAGTGAGTGTGCCCCCTAGCCTCAAGGTTTGCTTGGACCTGTCAGCAGAATACCTGATTCTCAGCGATGTGCAACGGAAG GTCCTCTATGTGATGGAGCTGCTGCAGAACCAGGAGGAGGGCCATGCCTGCTTCAGCTCCATCTCGGAGTTCCTGCTCACCCACCCTGTGCTGAGCTTCGGTATCCAGGTTGTGAGTCGCTGCCGGCTGCGGCACACTGAGGTGCTGCCTGCCGAAGAGGAAAATGACAGCCTGGGTGCTG ATGGTACCCACGGAGCTGGTGCCATGGAGTCTGCGGCCGGTGTGCTTATCAAGCTCTTTTGTGTGCATACTAA GGCACTGCAAGATGTGCAGATCCGCTTCCAGCCACAGCTGAACCCTGATGTGGTGgccccactccccacccacaCTGCCCACGAGGACTTCA CATTTGGAGAGTCTCGGCCTGAACTGGGCTCTGAGGGCCTGGGGTCAGCCGCTCACGGCTCCCAACCTGACCTCCGACGAATCGTGGAGCTGCCTGCACCCGCCAACTTCCTCAGTCTGAGCAGTGAGACCAAGCCCAAGTTGATGACACCTGACGCCTTCATGACACCTAGCGCCTCCTTGCAGCAG ATCACTGCCTCTCCCAGCAGTAGCAGCAgtggtagcagcagcagcagcagcagcagcagcagcagcagctcccttACAGCTGTGTCTGCCATGAGCAGCACCTCAGCTGTGGACCCCTCCTTGACCAG GCCACCTGAGGAGCTGACTTTGAGCACCAAGCTGCAGCTGGATGGCAGCCTGACAATGagcagcagcggcagcctgcAGGCAAGCCCACGCAGCCTCCTGCCCGGcctgctcccagccccagctGACAAACTGACTCCCAAGGGGCCGGGCCAG GTGCCTACTGCCGCCTCTGCACTGTCCCTGGAGCTGCAGGAAGTGGAGCCCCTGGGGCTGCCCCAAGCCTCCCCTAGCCGCACCCGTTCCCCTGATGTCATCTCCTCAGCTTCCACTGCCCTGTCCCAGGACATCCCTGAGATTGCATCTGAGGCCCTGTCCCGTGGTTTTGGCTCCTCTGCACCAGAGGGCCTTGAGCCAGACAGTATGGCTTCAGCCGCCTCAGCACTGCACCTACTGTCCCCACGGCCCCGGCCAGGGCCCGAGCTCGGCCCCCAGCTTGGCCTTGATGGAGGCCCTGGGGACGGAGATCGGCATAGTACCCCCTCCCTCCTGGAGGCAGCCTTGACCCAGGAGGCCTCGACTCCTGACAGTCAGGTTTGGCCCACAGCACCTGACATTACTCGTGAGACCTGCAGCACACTGGCAGAAAG CCCCAGGAATGGCCTTCAGGAAAAGCACAAGAGCCTGGCCTTCCACCGACCACCATATCACCTGCTGCAGCAACGTGACAGTCAGGATGCCAGTGCTGAGCAAAG TGACCATGATGATGAGGTGGCCAGCCTTGCCTCTGCTTCAGGAGGCTTTGGCACCAAAGTTCCTGCTCCACGGCTGCCTGCCAAGGACTGGAAGACCAAGGGATCCCCTCGAACCTCACCCAAGctcaaaaggaaaagcaagaaggaTGATGG GGATGCAGCCATGGGATCCCGGCTCACAGAGCACCAG GTGGCAGAGCCCCCTGAGGACTGGCCAGCGCTAATTTGGCAACAGCAGAGAGAGCTGGCAGAGCTGCGGCACAGCCAAGAAGAGCTGCTGCAGCGTCTGTGTACCCAACTTGAAGGCCTGCAGAGCACAGTCACAGGCCACGTAGAACGTGCCCTTGAGACCCGGCACGAGCAGGAGCGTATCCTTGAGACTGGTAGCACAACATGGCATAGGGATGGGGGCAGCATTCTTGGCCTGGGAAGGAGTACACGACCTGCTCCAGGCCTGTTCCTTAGCTATGGCGCAGAGCGGCGGCTGGAGCGAGCACTGGCTGAGGGGCAGCAGCGGGGAGGGCAGCTGCAAGAGCAGCTGACACAGCAGTTGTCCCAAGCACTGTCTTCAGCTGTAGCTGGGCGGCTAGAGCGCAGCATACGGGATGAGATCAAGAAGACAGTCCCTCCAT GTGTCTCAAGGAGTCTGGAGCCTATGGCAGGCCAACTGAGCAACTCAGTGGCTACCAAGCTCACAGCTGTGGAGGGCAGCATGAAAGAGAACATCTCTAAGCTGCTCAAGTCCAAG AACTTGACTGATGCCATCGCCCGAGCAGCTGCAGACACATTACAGGGGCCGATGCAGGCGGCCTACCGGGAAGCCTTCCAGAGTGTGGTGCTGCCGGCCTTTGAGAAGAGCTGCCAGGCCATGTTCCAGCAGATCAATGATAGCTTCCGACTGGGGACACAGGAAT ACTTGCAGCAGCTAGAAAGCCACATGAAGAGCCGGAAGGCACGGGAACAGGAGGCCAGGGAGCCTGTGCTGGCCCAGCTGCGGGGCCTGGTCAGCACACTGCAGAGTGCCACTGAGCAGATGGCAGCCACCGTGGCCAGCAGTGTTCGGGCTGAGGTGCAGCACCAGCTGCATGTGGCTGTGGGCAG CCTTCAGGAGTCCATTTTAGCACAGGTACAGCGCATTGTCAAGGGTGAGGTGAGTGTGGCGCTCAAGGAGCAGCAGGCTGCCGTCACCTCCAGCATCATGCAGGCCATGCGCTCAGCTGCTGGCACACCTGTCCCCTCTGCCCATCTTGACTGCCAGGCCCAGCAAGCCCATATCCTGCAGCTGCTGCAGCAGGGCCACCTCAATCAGGCCTTCCAGCAG GCACTGACAGCTGCTGACCTGAACCTGGTGCTGTATGTGTGTGAAACTGTGGACCCAGCCCAGGTTTTTGGGCAGCCACCCTGCCCACTCTCTCAGCCTGTGCTCCTTTCCCTCATCCAGCAGCTGGCATCTGACCTTGGCACTCGAACTGACCTCAAGCTCAG CTACCTGGAAGAGGCTGTGATGCATCTGGACCACAGTGACCCCATCACTCGGGACCACATGGGCTCCGTTATGGCCCAGGTGCGCCAAAAGCTTTTTCAGTTCCTGCAGGCTGAGCCACACAACTCACTTGGCAAAGCGGCCCGGCGTCTCAGCCTCATGCTGCATGGTCTCGTGACCCCCAGCCTCCCTTAG